The DNA segment TGTCACGCCGAATGGTTGAACGTTCATCGCTATTTCAACAAGAGTCGAGGAAATTTCAATTCCAATACAGCGGTTGAGATGTCCCCGCCAGCGACATCCCCGCCGCATGCTATCCGCCTCCGTTTTGTGATAACCGACCCCGATGGACTTCATCAAGTACAGTTATTGATGCCAGAAAACCATTATGACCCCGTATCCAGATCGGGAACAGGTGGATTTTTGGCGTGTAAATCCTTAACAGGTCAAAGGACTACTATTGAATTTGCCACAACGAAATTAATACAGGGACCAGCGAATCGGATAATGCTTCAGGTGATGGATGTGCACGGAAACTTCACATGGCACGAGTTTCCGATCGATGTTCCCCGCCTGCTGCCGCGTAGCGAGGTTGTGTCAATACCCGATGCGAACTTGGTGGCAGTCGTAAAAGAAACCCTCGAATTGCCACTGAAAACCCCTATCACACAACTCGATATGCTGAAACTAATATCCCTTAGAGCTCCGGAACATCAGATAACCGACCTCACGGGTCTTGAACATGCGAAGAACCTAAAGTTTTTAATACTTGCGGGAAATCAGATTCGAGATGTCACACCGCTCACAGGGTTAACGCAATTAAAAATCTTGGAGCTCCAGCAGAATCAAATCAAGGACATCACACCCCTCGCTGGATTACTACACCTAACAGACTTAGATCTTGTTAGCAATCAAATCAGCGATATTCGTCCTCTTATCGGGTTGACTCAATTGAAGTTCTTAAAGTTGGTTGACAACCCGATTCTGGATACGGGATCGCTTCAAAGCCTATATGAAAGTAATCCGGATCTGTTATCGGATACTGCTCCGAAAATAGAGGGACCCTGGCTCTGGATAATTGTCCCAACGGACGGAAGACCAGGCGCAGAAACTGCACTTTCATGGAACGATTGGCTCGCCGCCGCCAGCAATGGCTCCGTGACAGAACAACAGATTGCCACGGAGGGCGCAACCGCTGGTGAACGCCTCCAAAACAGCGTATGGACGTTGGGGAGACTCGCACCGACAGGCGGAGATAACATCGGTAGAATGGTGAACACCATCGGCTTGGGACTGGGCACCATAGACAACCATGTTGCCTACGGGTCGATTGTTTTGGATTCATCTCGGGAACAAAACACGTGGATGTATGCCGGGAGTGATGATAACCACAAGGTCTGGCTCAATGGAGAGGTAGTCCATCAGAAACTCAATTGGAATTGGACTCCGGATTACCAGGTATCCTTCCCAGTTATCCTGAAAAAGGGAAAGAATGTATTGTTAGTTGCTGTGGACAATGCAGGCGGGGCTTGGAGTGGTTTTTTCGGGTTGAGAGGTGACGCTGTGTATAGTATTATGGGTGATACCCTACCGGAGACTGTCATTAGAGCCGATCCTGTCGAAGCGGGTTCAAAAATAGAGGGACCCTGGCTCTGGATGATCGCTCCGACGGACCCCCGAGCAGGTGCACGAGCCGCTTCATCGAAAGATTGGCTCGCAGCTGCTAGCAATGGCTCTGTGACAGAGGCACAAGTTGCCACCAACGGGGCAACTGCTGGCGAACGCGTCCAAGACAACGTATGGACTTTGGGGAAACTCGCACCGACAGGCGGAAATAACGTCGGAGAACTGATGAATACCATCGGCTTCGGAAGGGGCTATATAGACAACCATATTGCCTACGGGTCGATTGTTTTGGATTCACCGCGGGAACAAAACACGTGGATGTATGTCGGGAGTGATGATAATCACAAAGTCTGGCTCAATGGAGAGTTAGTCCGCGAGCGACTCGATTGGCATTGGGCACACGATTATCAAGAATCTTTCCCGGTTACGCTGAAGCAGGGAAAGAATGTGTTGCTTGTTGCTATTCAAAATGAAGGGGGACCATGGGGCGGTTACTTTGGGTTTGAAAATGACACTGTATATAGTATCATTGAGGACGCTGTCGTGTCTGTCGCAGCAGCGAACCGTCCGGTGATGTACTGGATAGACAACGGTGCGCTCTATCGTCTCGCCGATGCGGAAGTGGAACGGATCGCTGCACGTGCGAACGATGTCGCTGTTGATACGGCGGGCAGAAAGGTCTACTGGACAGCGCAAACCGAGGCAAATGCTGGTACGATCAATAGAGCAAACCTTGATGGCACAAACGTACAGGTGCTTCGGAGCCTCCGAAGCGTGCCGTTCGGTATCGCTTATGATAATGCTAACGGTAAACTGTATCTGGCAAACAGTCAGAATAGGATCCAACGGATAAACGCCGATGGCACAGGGTTTGAATACAACTTCATTCCAAATGTGAGTGCGCCGATGAGTATCGCCGTTGTCTCGGGGAACGTCTATTGGACAGATGCAGCTGGAAACGTTCGGTATGCAAACACCGAAGGCATAAAGATGGTTCGCAATATCGCGGTAGGCGCGACTACCATCGGTGGTATCGCTGTCGGCAGTAATAAAGTCTACTGGGTAGAGCAGACAGGCACTAACGGCGGCAGAGTCCGAAGCGCAAACTTCGACGGTTCTGGTGTTGAAGATGCATTCACCACGAGAGCGGTCCCCTACGGTATTGCTATTGACACTGCAGCTGGCAAAATCTATTGGTCGGACGGCGTGGGGAATATCCAGCGAAGGAACCTTGACGGCACGGGGTACGAAGAAATCGTCTCTAACTTGATGGCCCCGGGTGCTGTTGCGATCGGTGGTGGGGATGATGCCGCAGCAATTGCCGCCGCTCCGGCAAGGGTTGTCGCGGCACCAGACGCGAATCTCCTTCTTCCGAACTATCCGAATCCGTTTAACCCTGAAACGTGGATTCCATACCAGTTGGCGGTCGATACGCGCGTCCGTATCACGATTTACGATACACAAGGTGTCGTCGTTCGCAGATTAGAGCTTGGGCATCAGTCGGCGGGCTACTATACAAGTCGCGATCGTGCGGCGTATTGGGATGGTCGTAATGGGTTAGGTGAAAGTGTTGCGAGTGGTGCATATTTCTACCGGTTAGAGACAGAGAAAATGTCTCAGATGCGGAAGATGGTTATCCTGAAATAGGCAAAGGTGATTGCGGTTGTCAGGTTGGGATTGTATCTGTTGGAAAAGTGTGAGAGATATGGGAGGCTTTATTCCGATGTCACGCAACCTGAGGGAAACACCCAAGCAAAACACCTACGTCTATATTTTTATTTTTCAAGTCACGTTGTTTATAACTTGGGTAATTTCAGTTGGACATTCATGTGGTAGGTAATGTCCAGCGTTGGGTATCCATACCCATCGAATATGTGGATTGGACGGAATACGTAACTTTTGTTCGGTTAAATCATTCCGTCCCATACCGCCAAAGACTTCATAGATAGGAATAGATGCGCGCTGCAAGTAGGTATGGGCATCGAAATTCTTGACAGACTCCCAGAAATCGTGCCAGACTTCGGATTGAAATTGATTTCGTGTCCCTTCAGACTTCCGCTGAATCTGTGCAATCGCGGTTTCGGACAGTGAACCGTAAAACCGTCCGGGGTCGAAAGCACTGCCTGCATTAGCAAGACTTGTCCATCCCTCCAGCAAAACAAGCCCAACAACACAGGATGAACGCTGCGCGACCTCCATCGCCACCATGCCGCCAAGACTATGCCCAACAACCACCAATTCCTGAATTCCCAAAAAGTCTGCAAGGTACAATACATCACCAGCAAGATCCGCCAATGTAAATGGTTGGGTAGGCACAGCACTCTGCCCATGTCCGCGAAAATCGGGAGCAATACAACGCTGCTCACTCGGCAATCTTTCAATCAC comes from the Candidatus Poribacteria bacterium genome and includes:
- a CDS encoding alpha/beta hydrolase gives rise to the protein MTTIATDWGEMAYLDSGNSGCPLLFLHGTGCDASDWAPVIERLPSEQRCIAPDFRGHGQSAVPTQPFTLADLAGDVLYLADFLGIQELVVVGHSLGGMVAMEVAQRSSCVVGLVLLEGWTSLANAGSAFDPGRFYGSLSETAIAQIQRKSEGTRNQFQSEVWHDFWESVKNFDAHTYLQRASIPIYEVFGGMGRNDLTEQKLRIPSNPHIRWVWIPNAGHYLPHECPTEITQVINNVT
- a CDS encoding leucine-rich repeat domain-containing protein, which produces MRRTRFWILALFFALTCLSVPTGFAQSGDSEPIVKLIYFLPRGNTPQPDIDTKLDEVLKGSQKFFADEMERHGFGRKTFRFETDRRGNAVVNHVNGRFRDAHYLTEPWVKVWNEIEERFDRSQNIHLVVVELTGESNLCGVGGDRDALGGDLMMRASSCFNILVTSHELGHAFGLEHDFHNNAYTMSSGPYDDELSPCHAEWLNVHRYFNKSRGNFNSNTAVEMSPPATSPPHAIRLRFVITDPDGLHQVQLLMPENHYDPVSRSGTGGFLACKSLTGQRTTIEFATTKLIQGPANRIMLQVMDVHGNFTWHEFPIDVPRLLPRSEVVSIPDANLVAVVKETLELPLKTPITQLDMLKLISLRAPEHQITDLTGLEHAKNLKFLILAGNQIRDVTPLTGLTQLKILELQQNQIKDITPLAGLLHLTDLDLVSNQISDIRPLIGLTQLKFLKLVDNPILDTGSLQSLYESNPDLLSDTAPKIEGPWLWIIVPTDGRPGAETALSWNDWLAAASNGSVTEQQIATEGATAGERLQNSVWTLGRLAPTGGDNIGRMVNTIGLGLGTIDNHVAYGSIVLDSSREQNTWMYAGSDDNHKVWLNGEVVHQKLNWNWTPDYQVSFPVILKKGKNVLLVAVDNAGGAWSGFFGLRGDAVYSIMGDTLPETVIRADPVEAGSKIEGPWLWMIAPTDPRAGARAASSKDWLAAASNGSVTEAQVATNGATAGERVQDNVWTLGKLAPTGGNNVGELMNTIGFGRGYIDNHIAYGSIVLDSPREQNTWMYVGSDDNHKVWLNGELVRERLDWHWAHDYQESFPVTLKQGKNVLLVAIQNEGGPWGGYFGFENDTVYSIIEDAVVSVAAANRPVMYWIDNGALYRLADAEVERIAARANDVAVDTAGRKVYWTAQTEANAGTINRANLDGTNVQVLRSLRSVPFGIAYDNANGKLYLANSQNRIQRINADGTGFEYNFIPNVSAPMSIAVVSGNVYWTDAAGNVRYANTEGIKMVRNIAVGATTIGGIAVGSNKVYWVEQTGTNGGRVRSANFDGSGVEDAFTTRAVPYGIAIDTAAGKIYWSDGVGNIQRRNLDGTGYEEIVSNLMAPGAVAIGGGDDAAAIAAAPARVVAAPDANLLLPNYPNPFNPETWIPYQLAVDTRVRITIYDTQGVVVRRLELGHQSAGYYTSRDRAAYWDGRNGLGESVASGAYFYRLETEKMSQMRKMVILK